A part of Pseudoliparis swirei isolate HS2019 ecotype Mariana Trench chromosome 8, NWPU_hadal_v1, whole genome shotgun sequence genomic DNA contains:
- the epb41l3b gene encoding band 4.1-like protein 3b isoform X2: protein MTTESGADSEAKQPQENKETEKGKAKAAAAAEPTSPQNQPEQLPAAAGHSTPARKEEQEHQEGDQVSHRSSTSRLSRSPLKGVKKTKIMECKVAMLDGSDFTINVEKRAKGQVLFDKICDHLNLLERDYFGITCRDVENQKNWLDPSKELKKQIRTGPWTFGFNVKFYPPDPSQLTEDITRYYLCLQLRDDVVSGRLPCSFATHTVLGSYTVQSELGDYDPEELGSDYISELRFAPNQTKELEEKVMELHKTYKGMTPAEAEIHFLENAKKLSMYGVDLHHAKDSEGVEIMLGVCSSGLLIYRDRLRINRFAWPKILKISYKRNNFYIKIRPGEFEQFESTIGFKLPNHRAAKRLWKVCVEHHTFFRLISPESQPKKFLSLGSKFRYSGRTQAQTRRASSMIIRPAPLFERSTSKRYNMSVSLDGAPIMENHETLMKDSAADGATKISTTGDIITMVTTEKKAEEEKAEQEDARMDETQEPTGTTPLGRDTKCSSHVYTTDPLRSELSLPSSPVSSPKVRRRRRENMRKRASSVSPAKSAAGCRRRQAHADRKAALLDEQVLLLSARKQRLEQGKSRGGTLFSFSLHLPDMSALLDEDGYISFPDMSEMHFLPMFAQNFLPIKSPSLIPCFLFIFFFLLSTCFSVPYALTLSFPLALCLCFLEPKATSLTASIAQGYHDHDSSEEEETDSEQTDFAFDGEMTATESDADDDSEMRTQYSFIRRVKGENVFIKHSNLMLEDISPPEDMVKHQTNISELKRSFLETGENAPGLTEWEKRLSSSPVRSPREEAPMIEPLELQDTKDEQPAGEDPLEEVEPKATEAAGYLVKYVVDSIATDLATSSGPHGISLSTTMDDDVFMDGTRREVDEVLERSEMKVSPGAVRQEVSQAISDKKGTLIILKEADDKVDAEGKETRAAGDEEEPVVPEEAKAEESEMLSASKEKESISEDASVVVEAKTKMQSPKTEIKTDDMTQIKGTDSPKKAMASWLSEVVKSEVISESTKEVKQTKASDALQQEEEEIFTFEEVQTEQSKSSLSPITVSESSTTSLAVGSAEPEGKMGVAMETKAAPAESTGPTGLDVVAVGTKEVPVVHTETKTITYESAEVDTNGDVDHGVLLSAQTITSETTSTTTTTHITKTVKGGISETRIEKRIVITGDTDIDHDQALAQAIKEAKEQHPDMSVTKVVVHKETEITPEEGED, encoded by the exons ATGACAACTGAATCAGGCGCAGATTCGGAGGCCAAGCAGCCGCAGGAGAACAAGGAGACGGAGAAGGGTAAAGCTAaagcagccgccgccgccgaaccCACCTCGCCTCAGAACCAGCCGGAGCAGctgcccgccgccgccggacACAGCACCCCGGCCAGGAAAGAAGAACAG GAGCACCAGGAGGGGGACCAGGTATCCCACAGATCGTCCACCAGTCGTCTCTCCAGGTCTCCTTTGAAAGGAGTGAAGAAGACGAAGATCATGGAGTGTAAAGTCGCCATGCTGGACGGCTCCGACTTCACAATCAATGTGGAG AAACGAGCAAAGGGCCAAGTGCTCTTTGATAAAATATGTGACCACCTCAATCTCCTGGAGAGGGACTACTTTGGCATCACATGCAGAGATGTAGAGAATCAGAAG AATTGGCTCGACCCTTCCAAGGAGCTAAAGAAGCAGATCAGGA CCGGTCCCTGGACCTTTGGCTTCAATGTTAAGTTTTACCCTCCAGACCCCTCCCAGCTGACTGAGGATATCACAAG gTACTACCTGTGTCTGCAGCTGAGGGACGACGTGGTTTCCGGCCGGCTGCCCTGCTCCTTTGCCACCCACACAGTGCTGGGCTCCTACACAGTGCAGTCTGAACTGGGAGACTACGACCCCGAGGAATTGGGCAGCGACTACATCAGCGAGCTGCGCTTCGCACCCAACCAAACCAAAGAGCTCGAGGAGAAAGTCATGGAACTCCACAAGACCTACAA GGGGATGACACCAGCCGAAGCAGAGATACACTTCCTGGAAAATGCCAAGAAGCTGTCCATGTACGGCGTGGACCTCCACCACGCTAAG GACTCTGAGGGAGTGGAGATCATGTTGGGAGTTTGTTCAAGTGGCCTGCTCATCTACAGAGACAGGTTGCGAATTAACCGGTTCGCTTGGCCCAAAATCCTAAAGATCTCCTACAAGAGGAACAACTTTTACATCAAAATCCGGCCCGGTGAG TTTGAGCAGTTTGAAAGCACGATTGGTTTCAAGCTTCCAAATCATCGCGCTGCCAAAAGGCTGTGGAAGGTCTGTGTGGAGCACCACACCTTCTTCAG GCTCATATCCCCCGAGTCTCAGCCGAAGAAGTTCCTGAGCCTCGGCTCCAAGTTTCGCTACAGCGGCAGAACGCAGGCTCAGACCCGCAGGGCCAGCTCCATGATCATCAGACCTGCGCCGCTCTTCGAGCGCTCCACCAGCAAACGCTACAACATGTCCGTCAGCTTAGATGGAG CACCCATTATGGAGAACCATGAGACTCTCATGAAGGACAGTGCCGCTGATGGGGCAACCAAAATCAGCACCACGGGTGACATCATCACCATGGTAACGACGGAGAAGAaggcagaggaagagaaggcgGAGCAGGAGGACGCTCGGATGGATGAGACGCAGGAACCGACTGGCACCACACCGCTCGGGCGCGACACCAAG TGCTCTTCCCATGTGTACACAACCGACCCCCTCCGCTCTGAGCTCTCACTCCCCTCATCTCCTGTTTCATCACCTAAAGTACGGCGGAGGCGCAGGGAGAATATGCGTAAACGGGCCTCGTCCGTCAGTCCAGCCAAGAGCGCCGCTGGGTGCCGCCGCCGGCAAGCCCACGCCGACCGCAAGGCCGCCCTGCTGGACGAGCAGGTGCTGCTGCTCTCGGCCCGCAAGCAGAGGCTGGAGCAGGGCAAGAGCCGCGGCGGCACGCTCTTCTCCTTCTCACTGCACCTGCCCGATATGTCCGCCTTGCTGGATGAGGACGGCTACATCTCCTTTCCCGATATGTCAGAGATGCACTTCCTCCCTATGTTCGCGCAGAACTTCCTGCCTATTAAGTCACCGTCGCTCATCCCCTGCTTcctcttcattttcttcttcctgctaTCCACCTGCTTTTCCGTCCCTTACGCCCTcaccctctctttccccctggCGCTGTGCCTCTGCTTCCTGGAGCCCAAGGCAACCTCCCTGACCGCTTCCATAGCCCAGGGCTACCATGACCATGACAgttcagaggaagaggag ACCGACAGCGAACAAACCGACTTTGCCTTTGATGGAGAGATGACCGCCACAGAG TCGGACGCGGATGACGACTCTGAGATGCGGACTCAG TATAGTTTCATAAGGCGAGTAAAAGGAGAAAACGTGTTTATCAAGCATAGTAATCTGATGCTAGAG GACATCTCGCCTCCGGAAGACATGGTCAAACACCAGACCAACATCAGCGAACTGAAGCGCTCCTTCCTGGAGACGGGCGAGAACGCGCCCGGCCTGACGGAATGGGAGAAGAGACTCTCCTCGTCCCCCGTGCGCTCGCCCCGAGAAGAAGCCCCAATGATAGAGCCGCTGGAGCTGCAGGAC ACTAAAGATGAGCAGCCTGCAGGAGAAGATCCACTCGAGGAGGTAGAACCTAAAGCCACTGAG GCGGCAGGATATCTGGTGAAATATGTGGTCGATAGTATCGCAACAGATTTGGCCACCTCCTCTGGGCCTCACGGGATTAGCCTGTCAACTACTATGGACGATGATGTCTTCATGGACGGGACCCGAAGGGAGGTGGACGAAGTGTTGGAGAGGTCCGAGATGAAGGTCAGCCCCGGGGCTGTCAGACAGGAGGTGTCCCAGGCTATCAGTGACAAGAAAGGGACGCTCATTATCTTGAAGGAGGCTGATGATAAAGTGGACGCAGAGGGCAAAGAGACGAGAGCTGCAGGTGATGAAGAAGAGCCTGTTGTCCCTGAAGAGGCCAAAGCTGAGGAGAGCGAAATGCTGTCTGCCTCTAAAGAGAAGGAATCCATCAGTGAAGACGCTTCTGTTGTTGTAGAAGCCAAAACCAAGATGCAGAGTCCGAAGACGGAGATAAAAACTGATGACATGACTCAGATTAAAGGTACTGACTCACCTAAAAAGGCCATGGCATCCTGGTTATCTGAAGTGGTGAAGTCCGAGGTCATCAGTGAGTCAACAAAGGAAGTAAAACAGACAAAAGCTTCTGATGCCctgcagcaggaagaagaagaaatcttcACCTTCGAAGAGGTCCAGACCGAGCAGTCAAAGTCCAGCCTGTCTCCGATTACAGTTTCTGAATCCTCAACTACATCCTTAGCAGTG GGATCCGCTGAACCAGAGGGGAAGATGGGGGTTGCCATGGAAACGAAGGCGGCACCGGCCGAGTCGACGGGGCCAACG GGTCTTGACGTCGTCGCGGTGGGAACCAAAGAGGTGCCTGTAGTCCACACGGAGACAAAGACTATCACCTATGAGTCTGCAGAG GTGGACACTAATGGTGACGTGGACCATGGGGTGTTGCTGAGTGCTCAGACAATCACCTCGGAAACCACCAGCACCACGACAACCACACACATCACAAAG ACGGTTAAAGGAGGAATATCAGAGACAAGAATTGAGAAACGGATTGTcatcacaggagacacagacatCGACCACGATCAG GCTCTGGCTCAGGCCATAAAGGAGGCTAAAGAACAGCATCCTGACATGTCAGTGACCAAAGTAGTGGTACATAAAGAGACAGAGATCACgccagaggagggggaggactgA
- the epb41l3b gene encoding band 4.1-like protein 3b isoform X1 produces MTTESGADSEAKQPQENKETEKGKAKAAAAAEPTSPQNQPEQLPAAAGHSTPARKEEQEHQEGDQVSHRSSTSRLSRSPLKGVKKTKIMECKVAMLDGSDFTINVEKRAKGQVLFDKICDHLNLLERDYFGITCRDVENQKNWLDPSKELKKQIRTGPWTFGFNVKFYPPDPSQLTEDITRYYLCLQLRDDVVSGRLPCSFATHTVLGSYTVQSELGDYDPEELGSDYISELRFAPNQTKELEEKVMELHKTYKGMTPAEAEIHFLENAKKLSMYGVDLHHAKDSEGVEIMLGVCSSGLLIYRDRLRINRFAWPKILKISYKRNNFYIKIRPGEFEQFESTIGFKLPNHRAAKRLWKVCVEHHTFFRLISPESQPKKFLSLGSKFRYSGRTQAQTRRASSMIIRPAPLFERSTSKRYNMSVSLDGAPIMENHETLMKDSAADGATKISTTGDIITMVTTEKKAEEEKAEQEDARMDETQEPTGTTPLGRDTKCSSHVYTTDPLRSELSLPSSPVSSPKVRRRRRENMRKRASSVSPAKSAAGCRRRQAHADRKAALLDEQVLLLSARKQRLEQGKSRGGTLFSFSLHLPDMSALLDEDGYISFPDMSEMHFLPMFAQNFLPIKSPSLIPCFLFIFFFLLSTCFSVPYALTLSFPLALCLCFLEPKATSLTASIAQGYHDHDSSEEEETDSEQTDFAFDGEMTATESDADDDSEMRTQYSFIRRVKGENVFIKHSNLMLEDISPPEDMVKHQTNISELKRSFLETGENAPGLTEWEKRLSSSPVRSPREEAPMIEPLELQDTKDEQPAGEDPLEEVEPKATEAAGYLVKYVVDSIATDLATSSGPHGISLSTTMDDDVFMDGTRREVDEVLERSEMKVSPGAVRQEVSQAISDKKGTLIILKEADDKVDAEGKETRAAGDEEEPVVPEEAKAEESEMLSASKEKESISEDASVVVEAKTKMQSPKTEIKTDDMTQIKGTDSPKKAMASWLSEVVKSEVISESTKEVKQTKASDALQQEEEEIFTFEEVQTEQSKSSLSPITVSESSTTSLAVSTLGCVSSSEKGSAEPEGKMGVAMETKAAPAESTGPTGLDVVAVGTKEVPVVHTETKTITYESAEVDTNGDVDHGVLLSAQTITSETTSTTTTTHITKTVKGGISETRIEKRIVITGDTDIDHDQALAQAIKEAKEQHPDMSVTKVVVHKETEITPEEGED; encoded by the exons ATGACAACTGAATCAGGCGCAGATTCGGAGGCCAAGCAGCCGCAGGAGAACAAGGAGACGGAGAAGGGTAAAGCTAaagcagccgccgccgccgaaccCACCTCGCCTCAGAACCAGCCGGAGCAGctgcccgccgccgccggacACAGCACCCCGGCCAGGAAAGAAGAACAG GAGCACCAGGAGGGGGACCAGGTATCCCACAGATCGTCCACCAGTCGTCTCTCCAGGTCTCCTTTGAAAGGAGTGAAGAAGACGAAGATCATGGAGTGTAAAGTCGCCATGCTGGACGGCTCCGACTTCACAATCAATGTGGAG AAACGAGCAAAGGGCCAAGTGCTCTTTGATAAAATATGTGACCACCTCAATCTCCTGGAGAGGGACTACTTTGGCATCACATGCAGAGATGTAGAGAATCAGAAG AATTGGCTCGACCCTTCCAAGGAGCTAAAGAAGCAGATCAGGA CCGGTCCCTGGACCTTTGGCTTCAATGTTAAGTTTTACCCTCCAGACCCCTCCCAGCTGACTGAGGATATCACAAG gTACTACCTGTGTCTGCAGCTGAGGGACGACGTGGTTTCCGGCCGGCTGCCCTGCTCCTTTGCCACCCACACAGTGCTGGGCTCCTACACAGTGCAGTCTGAACTGGGAGACTACGACCCCGAGGAATTGGGCAGCGACTACATCAGCGAGCTGCGCTTCGCACCCAACCAAACCAAAGAGCTCGAGGAGAAAGTCATGGAACTCCACAAGACCTACAA GGGGATGACACCAGCCGAAGCAGAGATACACTTCCTGGAAAATGCCAAGAAGCTGTCCATGTACGGCGTGGACCTCCACCACGCTAAG GACTCTGAGGGAGTGGAGATCATGTTGGGAGTTTGTTCAAGTGGCCTGCTCATCTACAGAGACAGGTTGCGAATTAACCGGTTCGCTTGGCCCAAAATCCTAAAGATCTCCTACAAGAGGAACAACTTTTACATCAAAATCCGGCCCGGTGAG TTTGAGCAGTTTGAAAGCACGATTGGTTTCAAGCTTCCAAATCATCGCGCTGCCAAAAGGCTGTGGAAGGTCTGTGTGGAGCACCACACCTTCTTCAG GCTCATATCCCCCGAGTCTCAGCCGAAGAAGTTCCTGAGCCTCGGCTCCAAGTTTCGCTACAGCGGCAGAACGCAGGCTCAGACCCGCAGGGCCAGCTCCATGATCATCAGACCTGCGCCGCTCTTCGAGCGCTCCACCAGCAAACGCTACAACATGTCCGTCAGCTTAGATGGAG CACCCATTATGGAGAACCATGAGACTCTCATGAAGGACAGTGCCGCTGATGGGGCAACCAAAATCAGCACCACGGGTGACATCATCACCATGGTAACGACGGAGAAGAaggcagaggaagagaaggcgGAGCAGGAGGACGCTCGGATGGATGAGACGCAGGAACCGACTGGCACCACACCGCTCGGGCGCGACACCAAG TGCTCTTCCCATGTGTACACAACCGACCCCCTCCGCTCTGAGCTCTCACTCCCCTCATCTCCTGTTTCATCACCTAAAGTACGGCGGAGGCGCAGGGAGAATATGCGTAAACGGGCCTCGTCCGTCAGTCCAGCCAAGAGCGCCGCTGGGTGCCGCCGCCGGCAAGCCCACGCCGACCGCAAGGCCGCCCTGCTGGACGAGCAGGTGCTGCTGCTCTCGGCCCGCAAGCAGAGGCTGGAGCAGGGCAAGAGCCGCGGCGGCACGCTCTTCTCCTTCTCACTGCACCTGCCCGATATGTCCGCCTTGCTGGATGAGGACGGCTACATCTCCTTTCCCGATATGTCAGAGATGCACTTCCTCCCTATGTTCGCGCAGAACTTCCTGCCTATTAAGTCACCGTCGCTCATCCCCTGCTTcctcttcattttcttcttcctgctaTCCACCTGCTTTTCCGTCCCTTACGCCCTcaccctctctttccccctggCGCTGTGCCTCTGCTTCCTGGAGCCCAAGGCAACCTCCCTGACCGCTTCCATAGCCCAGGGCTACCATGACCATGACAgttcagaggaagaggag ACCGACAGCGAACAAACCGACTTTGCCTTTGATGGAGAGATGACCGCCACAGAG TCGGACGCGGATGACGACTCTGAGATGCGGACTCAG TATAGTTTCATAAGGCGAGTAAAAGGAGAAAACGTGTTTATCAAGCATAGTAATCTGATGCTAGAG GACATCTCGCCTCCGGAAGACATGGTCAAACACCAGACCAACATCAGCGAACTGAAGCGCTCCTTCCTGGAGACGGGCGAGAACGCGCCCGGCCTGACGGAATGGGAGAAGAGACTCTCCTCGTCCCCCGTGCGCTCGCCCCGAGAAGAAGCCCCAATGATAGAGCCGCTGGAGCTGCAGGAC ACTAAAGATGAGCAGCCTGCAGGAGAAGATCCACTCGAGGAGGTAGAACCTAAAGCCACTGAG GCGGCAGGATATCTGGTGAAATATGTGGTCGATAGTATCGCAACAGATTTGGCCACCTCCTCTGGGCCTCACGGGATTAGCCTGTCAACTACTATGGACGATGATGTCTTCATGGACGGGACCCGAAGGGAGGTGGACGAAGTGTTGGAGAGGTCCGAGATGAAGGTCAGCCCCGGGGCTGTCAGACAGGAGGTGTCCCAGGCTATCAGTGACAAGAAAGGGACGCTCATTATCTTGAAGGAGGCTGATGATAAAGTGGACGCAGAGGGCAAAGAGACGAGAGCTGCAGGTGATGAAGAAGAGCCTGTTGTCCCTGAAGAGGCCAAAGCTGAGGAGAGCGAAATGCTGTCTGCCTCTAAAGAGAAGGAATCCATCAGTGAAGACGCTTCTGTTGTTGTAGAAGCCAAAACCAAGATGCAGAGTCCGAAGACGGAGATAAAAACTGATGACATGACTCAGATTAAAGGTACTGACTCACCTAAAAAGGCCATGGCATCCTGGTTATCTGAAGTGGTGAAGTCCGAGGTCATCAGTGAGTCAACAAAGGAAGTAAAACAGACAAAAGCTTCTGATGCCctgcagcaggaagaagaagaaatcttcACCTTCGAAGAGGTCCAGACCGAGCAGTCAAAGTCCAGCCTGTCTCCGATTACAGTTTCTGAATCCTCAACTACATCCTTAGCAGTG TCTACGCTGGGATGTGTTTCCTCCTCTGAAAAG GGATCCGCTGAACCAGAGGGGAAGATGGGGGTTGCCATGGAAACGAAGGCGGCACCGGCCGAGTCGACGGGGCCAACG GGTCTTGACGTCGTCGCGGTGGGAACCAAAGAGGTGCCTGTAGTCCACACGGAGACAAAGACTATCACCTATGAGTCTGCAGAG GTGGACACTAATGGTGACGTGGACCATGGGGTGTTGCTGAGTGCTCAGACAATCACCTCGGAAACCACCAGCACCACGACAACCACACACATCACAAAG ACGGTTAAAGGAGGAATATCAGAGACAAGAATTGAGAAACGGATTGTcatcacaggagacacagacatCGACCACGATCAG GCTCTGGCTCAGGCCATAAAGGAGGCTAAAGAACAGCATCCTGACATGTCAGTGACCAAAGTAGTGGTACATAAAGAGACAGAGATCACgccagaggagggggaggactgA
- the epb41l3b gene encoding band 4.1-like protein 3b isoform X10 yields MTTESGADSEAKQPQENKETEKGKAKAAAAAEPTSPQNQPEQLPAAAGHSTPARKEEQEHQEGDQVSHRSSTSRLSRSPLKGVKKTKIMECKVAMLDGSDFTINVEKRAKGQVLFDKICDHLNLLERDYFGITCRDVENQKNWLDPSKELKKQIRTGPWTFGFNVKFYPPDPSQLTEDITRYYLCLQLRDDVVSGRLPCSFATHTVLGSYTVQSELGDYDPEELGSDYISELRFAPNQTKELEEKVMELHKTYKGMTPAEAEIHFLENAKKLSMYGVDLHHAKDSEGVEIMLGVCSSGLLIYRDRLRINRFAWPKILKISYKRNNFYIKIRPGEFEQFESTIGFKLPNHRAAKRLWKVCVEHHTFFRLISPESQPKKFLSLGSKFRYSGRTQAQTRRASSMIIRPAPLFERSTSKRYNMSVSLDGAPIMENHETLMKDSAADGATKISTTGDIITMVTTEKKAEEEKAEQEDARMDETQEPTGTTPLGRDTKCSSHVYTTDPLRSELSLPSSPVSSPKVRRRRRENMRKRASSVSPAKSAAGCRRRQAHADRKAALLDEQVLLLSARKQRLEQGKSRGGTLFSFSLHLPDMSALLDEDGYISFPDMSEMHFLPMFAQNFLPIKSPSLIPCFLFIFFFLLSTCFSVPYALTLSFPLALCLCFLEPKATSLTASIAQGYHDHDSSEEEETDSEQTDFAFDGEMTATESDADDDSEMRTQYSFIRRVKGENVFIKHSNLMLEDISPPEDMVKHQTNISELKRSFLETGENAPGLTEWEKRLSSSPVRSPREEAPMIEPLELQDTKDEQPAGEDPLEEVEPKATESTLGCVSSSEKGSAEPEGKMGVAMETKAAPAESTGPTGLDVVAVGTKEVPVVHTETKTITYESAEVDTNGDVDHGVLLSAQTITSETTSTTTTTHITKTVKGGISETRIEKRIVITGDTDIDHDQALAQAIKEAKEQHPDMSVTKVVVHKETEITPEEGED; encoded by the exons ATGACAACTGAATCAGGCGCAGATTCGGAGGCCAAGCAGCCGCAGGAGAACAAGGAGACGGAGAAGGGTAAAGCTAaagcagccgccgccgccgaaccCACCTCGCCTCAGAACCAGCCGGAGCAGctgcccgccgccgccggacACAGCACCCCGGCCAGGAAAGAAGAACAG GAGCACCAGGAGGGGGACCAGGTATCCCACAGATCGTCCACCAGTCGTCTCTCCAGGTCTCCTTTGAAAGGAGTGAAGAAGACGAAGATCATGGAGTGTAAAGTCGCCATGCTGGACGGCTCCGACTTCACAATCAATGTGGAG AAACGAGCAAAGGGCCAAGTGCTCTTTGATAAAATATGTGACCACCTCAATCTCCTGGAGAGGGACTACTTTGGCATCACATGCAGAGATGTAGAGAATCAGAAG AATTGGCTCGACCCTTCCAAGGAGCTAAAGAAGCAGATCAGGA CCGGTCCCTGGACCTTTGGCTTCAATGTTAAGTTTTACCCTCCAGACCCCTCCCAGCTGACTGAGGATATCACAAG gTACTACCTGTGTCTGCAGCTGAGGGACGACGTGGTTTCCGGCCGGCTGCCCTGCTCCTTTGCCACCCACACAGTGCTGGGCTCCTACACAGTGCAGTCTGAACTGGGAGACTACGACCCCGAGGAATTGGGCAGCGACTACATCAGCGAGCTGCGCTTCGCACCCAACCAAACCAAAGAGCTCGAGGAGAAAGTCATGGAACTCCACAAGACCTACAA GGGGATGACACCAGCCGAAGCAGAGATACACTTCCTGGAAAATGCCAAGAAGCTGTCCATGTACGGCGTGGACCTCCACCACGCTAAG GACTCTGAGGGAGTGGAGATCATGTTGGGAGTTTGTTCAAGTGGCCTGCTCATCTACAGAGACAGGTTGCGAATTAACCGGTTCGCTTGGCCCAAAATCCTAAAGATCTCCTACAAGAGGAACAACTTTTACATCAAAATCCGGCCCGGTGAG TTTGAGCAGTTTGAAAGCACGATTGGTTTCAAGCTTCCAAATCATCGCGCTGCCAAAAGGCTGTGGAAGGTCTGTGTGGAGCACCACACCTTCTTCAG GCTCATATCCCCCGAGTCTCAGCCGAAGAAGTTCCTGAGCCTCGGCTCCAAGTTTCGCTACAGCGGCAGAACGCAGGCTCAGACCCGCAGGGCCAGCTCCATGATCATCAGACCTGCGCCGCTCTTCGAGCGCTCCACCAGCAAACGCTACAACATGTCCGTCAGCTTAGATGGAG CACCCATTATGGAGAACCATGAGACTCTCATGAAGGACAGTGCCGCTGATGGGGCAACCAAAATCAGCACCACGGGTGACATCATCACCATGGTAACGACGGAGAAGAaggcagaggaagagaaggcgGAGCAGGAGGACGCTCGGATGGATGAGACGCAGGAACCGACTGGCACCACACCGCTCGGGCGCGACACCAAG TGCTCTTCCCATGTGTACACAACCGACCCCCTCCGCTCTGAGCTCTCACTCCCCTCATCTCCTGTTTCATCACCTAAAGTACGGCGGAGGCGCAGGGAGAATATGCGTAAACGGGCCTCGTCCGTCAGTCCAGCCAAGAGCGCCGCTGGGTGCCGCCGCCGGCAAGCCCACGCCGACCGCAAGGCCGCCCTGCTGGACGAGCAGGTGCTGCTGCTCTCGGCCCGCAAGCAGAGGCTGGAGCAGGGCAAGAGCCGCGGCGGCACGCTCTTCTCCTTCTCACTGCACCTGCCCGATATGTCCGCCTTGCTGGATGAGGACGGCTACATCTCCTTTCCCGATATGTCAGAGATGCACTTCCTCCCTATGTTCGCGCAGAACTTCCTGCCTATTAAGTCACCGTCGCTCATCCCCTGCTTcctcttcattttcttcttcctgctaTCCACCTGCTTTTCCGTCCCTTACGCCCTcaccctctctttccccctggCGCTGTGCCTCTGCTTCCTGGAGCCCAAGGCAACCTCCCTGACCGCTTCCATAGCCCAGGGCTACCATGACCATGACAgttcagaggaagaggag ACCGACAGCGAACAAACCGACTTTGCCTTTGATGGAGAGATGACCGCCACAGAG TCGGACGCGGATGACGACTCTGAGATGCGGACTCAG TATAGTTTCATAAGGCGAGTAAAAGGAGAAAACGTGTTTATCAAGCATAGTAATCTGATGCTAGAG GACATCTCGCCTCCGGAAGACATGGTCAAACACCAGACCAACATCAGCGAACTGAAGCGCTCCTTCCTGGAGACGGGCGAGAACGCGCCCGGCCTGACGGAATGGGAGAAGAGACTCTCCTCGTCCCCCGTGCGCTCGCCCCGAGAAGAAGCCCCAATGATAGAGCCGCTGGAGCTGCAGGAC ACTAAAGATGAGCAGCCTGCAGGAGAAGATCCACTCGAGGAGGTAGAACCTAAAGCCACTGAG TCTACGCTGGGATGTGTTTCCTCCTCTGAAAAG GGATCCGCTGAACCAGAGGGGAAGATGGGGGTTGCCATGGAAACGAAGGCGGCACCGGCCGAGTCGACGGGGCCAACG GGTCTTGACGTCGTCGCGGTGGGAACCAAAGAGGTGCCTGTAGTCCACACGGAGACAAAGACTATCACCTATGAGTCTGCAGAG GTGGACACTAATGGTGACGTGGACCATGGGGTGTTGCTGAGTGCTCAGACAATCACCTCGGAAACCACCAGCACCACGACAACCACACACATCACAAAG ACGGTTAAAGGAGGAATATCAGAGACAAGAATTGAGAAACGGATTGTcatcacaggagacacagacatCGACCACGATCAG GCTCTGGCTCAGGCCATAAAGGAGGCTAAAGAACAGCATCCTGACATGTCAGTGACCAAAGTAGTGGTACATAAAGAGACAGAGATCACgccagaggagggggaggactgA